The region AAGGAAAAAGGTTGGGGTTGCCAGAATCTAAGAGCTGGAAGAGGAGGGGGTTCTCTGGGCCTGGGATGCTAACTTCTGGGGAGAGGGCGCTGCCAGGCCGGTGTCACATCTGAATTTTGTAATCCAGCAGGAACCACAGCTGGAGGCCATAGTATCCATGGCCTGCCCACTTGAGCTGTGATGACCAGAAAAAGAGTGTTAACGAGGCTGGTCCCATCAGCCAGCTCCTGGGCTGCTGCAGGCAGGAGCAGCACGCGGAGCCGGAAAGGGCAGTCCTTTCCCCTTTCCTGCATTTTGTGTCTCTCTGGTGGAACCGAACGGGGAGCCAGGTGGCAAAGGAGGCTGTTGCTCCGAGTCCTTGCCGCTGCACTGCAGTGtgcggggaggggagggtccCGCACAGCTTCCCTGCAAAAGCAGATTTTGTCTGGATAGGCCACACAGTTGTTCCAGCTGTCAACTGCTTGGTGTTAATAATTTGTGCAGGTTTTCCTTCCCCCTTATTGACGTCAGCCTCCATCGTGGTGAAATtggggctggggcaggagaaaaagggagggAAATTGGTGAAAGTTGCCTTCCCCTTTTTGTTTTTAGGCAGTTTGGTTTATGGTACGTGGTCCCTTCCCTCCTATACCCCTGTGTTTTGGTTCTCTTGGTAGAAGCCTTATTCTCAAGGTTTCTTCCCCTTTGTGGTAAATTCAGGGGGATTCTTGTCCCTGAAGGCCTTCATTCACATTTCCCGTCTTCAGTCTCTGCTTGTAGGCACCTGGGCGTTGACTCCTGAACTGTGTCTCAGAATTGTTATTTAGAAGTGGACCACTACCCTGAAActtccagtttctttttctttttttaattagtttattttttaattgaaggataattttgctttacagaattttgttgtttctgtcagacatcaacaagaatcagctgaTTCACaatacacccatgtcccctccctcccatctccctccccatcccacccttccagaTTGTTACATAGCTCctgcttgagttccctgagtcatatagcaaattcccattgactgtctgtttcacatatggtattgtaaatttTCATGTTGCTCTCTCtatacatctcaccttctccctccttctttccccctacgtccataagtctgttctctatgtctgtttctccattgctgccctgcagataaattcatcagtgccatatttctagattctgtatatatgcattagtatatgatatatatatttctctttctgacttatttcactctgtataataggctctaggttcgtccacctcatcagaactgactcaaatgtgttcctttttatgactgagtaatattccattgaatatatgtaccacagcttcttcttttttttttttttttaaatttttttttattagttggaggctaattacttcacagcatttcagtgggttttgtcatacattgacatgaatcagccatagagttacacgtattccccatcccgatcccccctcccacctccctctccacccgactcctctgggtcttcctagtgcaccaggcccaagcactcgtctcataCATCTCacccgggctggtgatctgtttcaccatagataatatacatgctgttctttcaaaacatcccaccctcaccttctcccacagagttcaaaagtctgttctgtacttctgtgtctctttttctgttttgcatatagggttatcgttaccatctttctaaattccatatatatgtgttaatatactgtaatgatctttatctttctggcttacttcactctgtataatgggctccagtttcatccatctcattagaactgattcaaatgaattctttttaatggccgagtaatattccatgatgtatatgtaccacagcttccttatccattcgtctgctgatgggcatctaggttgcttccatgtcctggctattataaacagtgctgcgatgaacattggggtgcacgtgtctctttcagatctggtttcctgggtgtgtatgcccagaagtgggattgctgggtcatatgtaccacagcttctttatccattcagcttaatggacatttagtttgcttccatgttctagctattgtaaatagcactgcaatgaacactggggtacatgtgtctttttcaattttggtttcattagggtagtagtgggattgctgggtcatatggtggatttattcctagttttttaaaggaatctccaaacAGTCTTCCATAGcgattgtatcaatttacattgccaccaacaatgcaagagggttcccttttcttcacaccctctccagcatttattgtctgtagactttttgatgatggccattctgaccggtgtgaggtggtgtctcattgtaattttgatttgcatttctctaataatgagcgatgttgagcatcttttcatgtgtttgttagccatctgtatgtcttctttggagaaatgtccatttaggtctttctcccactttttgattgggttgtttgtttctgtgGTATTGATTTGTacgagctgtttgtatattttggaaattaattctttgtcagttgtttcctttgctactattttctcccattctgagggttgtcttttcaccttgtttgtagtttcctttgctgtgcaaaagcttttaagtttaattaggtcccacttgtttatttttgtttttatttccattactccgtAGGAGATTTCTGCTGGTCGATGTATGTTGACTTGCTCCTTGTCTAAGGTAGCAGGATTATGGGCCAAATGTGTGGAGATATTTGGACCAGTGAACTCCTGAGCAGTACTGTCAAAAGAGGCAGAGCAGTTTGACCTCTTCCGGCTCATCTCCTGTGAATCGGCTTCCTTTTTACTTTGTCGTTCCCAGCATGGACTAATTCAATCTTCAGTCTCTCTTTTCTAAGCAAAGACACCAGGGTgaagtcatctcattctctgtctttaGTGCTGGCAGAAAATAGAGCCATGATGGCCACGTCCTATGGCTTTCTAGGCTCCACCAGTGGCTGCTTTCTCGTCAAGCCAGGGTTTACATGGCTTTCTGTCCTGCTCTCCCTCCCCACATCCTTCCCTGCTTTGGGGAACAAATCTTGTGATCTGTCAGCAATCACAGCTGCACAATAGTCACTGCCCTTGCCCTAAAGCTATACTgaccaggaaagaaaaatgatcaaGCCCTCCATGAAGATCAGCCCTCCTTCAAGGGCTCCGTGGTAAGGGGGTGCCCTGGTCCGACCACAGGCTATTTTCATCACTTTAGAAACTGAACAGAAATCTGCATTGCATGTGCCTGCAGTGAGGCTGCACAGGCTGTAGGTTAGCAAAACATAAGGTTTATTTGCCTTTGATTCACATTCTACACATTCCCTGTGGGAATCATCCCATGCTTCAGGGGCTTTGTATGTCTTTGGCACTTGTATGTCTAGGAAAATTGTCAGTAAGTATTACTAAGGCCGGTTGACAACAGGATCTTTCAAAATACACTCTGTGAGGGGAAACAAGTACAGCGATTCTTTACGATGGTGCACGGGCGGGGCAGCCCAGGTGTTCGGACAGCCAAGGCGTTATCCCAGACTTGTGAGTCTTCCCAGGTATTAGAATTCTGAAGGCTGAGGTTTCTTGCTAAGTTGCTTAGCCGTCAGATAAATTTATCACCCCAGTTGTTTTGAACTGCCCTGAGATAATGTCCACTTTTCATCAACAAGAAATGCTCTTTCGAAAGAAGCTGGTCTTCACACCAAAGGGGTATTTTTTTTAGATGCTTAACGTCTCTAGATCTTCCTCTTCCCAGGAATGTTTATTGCTGCTTGATgaaccatttctttttctgaaggcAACAGCCAGTGCAGTCAGGGCAGGACCACATCACCGTAGCTGAAAGGCTGCCGTCCTCTTGAACAGGACAGGGCAGCACTTGGCTCTCAGGCAGCCAGAGTGGCTTAGCCCTCTCTGTCCACAAGGAGATTTGGTTTAGACCAGccactatttttttatttaactttgatTTGGACCTGGTTGTTCAGATGAATACAGTCTAATATAACTGCTGATCTGGAGAGGTTTTCTACTGAGAATACTTCAATACATAACTATGTAGCCATTTAACAAGTTGTAAAAGATTGCTTGCCCCTGACAGCATAGAGGCTTAGGTCTAATGCAAATGAAACATTGACTAAGACCCCTCTGCCGCCTTGGTTCCCTCTTATAAATGGGATGATAGAATCAGAGAGATCCAGCTTGGGAGATAGAGGTGTTTCTCTGATACAAATTAGCATGGGCTCACAGTTTATGAAGCAGGAGCTggaatcacacacacatacaaatttttattggagtatcaaCCCAGtgaatcttaagggaaatcaaccctgaatacttattggaaggattgatgctagagctgaaattccagtattttggtcatctgatgcaaatagctgactctttggaaaagtctctgatgctgggaaagattgaggacagaaggagaagagggcgtcagaggatgagatgactagatGGCATCTCTGAAGCaatgacatgaacttgggcaaactttgagagacggtgagggacagggaggtctggcgtgctgcagtccatggggttgcaaagagtcagacatgactgggtgacttaagaacaacaacaacagcagaacaACATGGTTGCTTTGCAGTATTAAATTAGTTTCTATTGTTCAGCAGCCTTtggtttgaattctggctctaAACTTGGTCGAGTAACCTGGGGTGCAGTACCCCACCTTTCAGAGTCtgagtgtttcatttttaaatgtgactAATGCTCattttgggcttcctgggtggctcaatagtaaagaatctgcctgccaatgcaggaaaggtgagttcagtcccagggtcgggaagattccctggagaaggaaatggcagcccactcttggatccttgcctgggagatcctgtggacagaggatctgaCAAGTgggctactgcccatggggtcgcaaagagctgaaatgactgatcgactgaacaacagcagcagcaacaaatcCCCGTTTTTCAGGATTGTGACAAGGATTAAAGGAAATGGTAGACTCGCAGGAGCAAATGCCTGGTGCAGTTACACAGGCAGGTTGTGAGACGGGGCTGAGGCTCAAAGCTTTTGCCAAGAGTGGTGTGGAGGCAGCGCCCGCTCCAGGGGAAGCCACCGCGTAGGTTTGTCACAGGAAGTGTTTTTCACTTTAACGTCTTCCTATTGAGAGGCAGAGCGGTGAATTGGAATGTGGAATGTGGTTTTGGTGTCAGCTGGGTGGGGTTTCAATGTTGGTCTCACTTGTTGGACTTGCATATTTGTTCATTACCTGGCTCTCTGAAGCTATTTCCTCAGAACTGTTGGGAGAAATCGCACTGGTGCATGTGGAATGTCTGGCACGTGGAATCTGACACATGGGAAGGACCCATTGATAATGCTGTTTTTACCTGTGCAGTCTTTAGTCTCCAGGCTTTGTATCATAGAATAATCATTTGTGGGATGAAGGGAGCATGTAGATAAAGACAGGCATTATAACTTAATTGAAGGTTTAGAAAATGGCCATCTGATAAGTCTTTATAAAgggtatttttaaacatttagtaATATATCTGAAGCTTAATTTATTACCCAATAAATATGGCAGCTACATTATCATTTCCTGAAAATTAGATGCATAATATATTGATTAATTTTATACAGAGAATGCAAGTTGGGTTTTAGGGCATTGAATAATTTATGAGGTAAtggattaaaaataattcactattttcttacatttagggaagtgaaatatattttaaaacattgaataTATCCTTGAGCTGAATCACACAAAAGGGGAAAGACTTAAAATACAGAGATATGTCACTGGATAGGAAAAGAATATCTGTAGCAAAAAATGAGGCATTCTGTATGTCCACATCTGCCAGCTTCAAAAACAATTTCACGATAACGCTGGCCATTCAGAACCAGAGTTAATGGTTCTGATAATCTTGAACAAGTTTGTCACCATCATTTCCTAGTATCTATACTGATAGGTTATAAATCCATTTTAATTAATAGTTGTAAATAGCACCTAAAAGTGTTATACCACTTCAATAAACATAGCCCTGGGTCTACTACAGTATGACTTTGACACCTTTGAATTAAAAAGTGATCCAACTTTATCAAGAGGTAAATGAGGTTGATCATTAGCTGCTGAATTCAGATTATGGGCTCAATTTGGACAAATTAGATCACAGGGTGGTTTTTGCCCTTTATGGGAGTATTTTCTATGTGTATGGCCAGTGTTCAGCAGATGAATTCCAAATCTCCACTTCCTTTCTCTGTAGAGGTAGAGACAGTATACTGTGTTACTGAGATACTCAATGGAAGAACTTGCTCAGAaccaaaaatgaagtctctgtGTAACCAAATGGCTCATATCAAATGTTTTTGATCTCTTAGAACAGAAGAGTCGATAACAGAAGATGACAAGAGGAGGTATGTTTGGTGTTGAAGCTGCCtttaatttgaataattttgGTCACACCTCATGGATTTAATTTATCACAAATTAATTTAACTCACAAATTTAATTGACCCCTGGGTTGCCGATAATACAGATTCCTCCAGGAAAACTTCTGGTGCAGAGAACACAGGTGGGAGCATGCGGTGTGATAAAGACCTTGCCCAGAGTTCTTCTTTATCTTTGCTTCTTCCAAACAAGCGTGGTTGACCCTGTGCACACAGCCTGTGCTAGTTTCCACTTGTGGGCTTTGGAGGAGCTGTTCTCTCAAATTGGATGACATCTCTtcatttcctctgccttctccatcCTTCCACCCTGTGATTAGCTGCACGTCACTCATTACTCCttacctctctctttctcctcactTTATATCTACCTGCACGTTACGTGTTTTTGTGTGTTCATAGCATCTACTACCACATTAGTCAAATTCTTGATAAATATTGACCAATTAACTGTAACATGTCACGCTACTGATGTTTATTGCTCCACTGAATTCTAAAAAATCCCAACTCTTTCTTTATCATTCCAAGTAAAATATCTAAAAACTActctacaacttttttttttatgtgtagcTTTTCTTTAAACATAGAAAAACAATGATCTTCCAAGGACAATAGTATTCTGGATTCTACTTTTGAAAAGTCGTGAATTAGTTTAATAATTCTGTAGTTGTTTGATAGTTCCCCTGATATCCTCACTTTCTGCAAATGTATAGTAACCATGTAGTTTGGTCTGatttttctgtctctgcttctttttcaTCAAGAAACTATGGAGGAGTGTATGTTGGTCTGCCATCTGAAGCTGTCAATATGGTGTCCAATCAGACAAAGACTGTGCAGAAAAGTAAGTAAAACTCCGTGATATTTACTGTTTCTCCATGCTTTTTTGCTTTGTGAAAACAAATGTGAAATTGATATTTCCACTTGCCTGGCTCACCCTAAATATTACTGAGTTTCAGTGAACCATGTATAAGAACCATGTTTGGAACTTCCTTAGCAGTTCAGGGTGGAGActtcaagcttccactgcagagggcatgggttcaatccctagttacggaactaagatcccacacgccaccaGGCATGGcc is a window of Muntiacus reevesi chromosome 1, mMunRee1.1, whole genome shotgun sequence DNA encoding:
- the C1H12orf75 gene encoding overexpressed in colon carcinoma 1 protein, coding for MGCGNSTATSAGAGQGPGGAAKDVTEESITEDDKRRNYGGVYVGLPSEAVNMVSNQTKTVQKN